From Lycium ferocissimum isolate CSIRO_LF1 chromosome 12, AGI_CSIRO_Lferr_CH_V1, whole genome shotgun sequence, one genomic window encodes:
- the LOC132040326 gene encoding sodium transporter HKT1-like: MSAFSYYGKKLQHLCRGLFLYVACLCQSTCFLISCFHKSILFRVHKFFVQLFYFILISLFGFWILNILQPRSDFTPRNLDLFFTSVSAVTVSSMSTVEMEVFSNSQLILLTFLMLVGGEIFTSMLGLHLIRPKFKPWRKSSKIESVLSSTTSSPRNSNFSIDDIELDIVVVPDSPRPNDSSEKDEFQDDFGSTLDRQTLKYQSIKFLGVVTLVYLAVINIIGISSVLVYFACVSSAKDVLRNKGLKTFTFAIFTVVSTFVSCGFVPTNENMMVFSKNSGLLLILIPQVLFGNTLYPTFLRLSIWFSGKFFKKNEAKYLLKRSRDIGHLHLLPSQHSRLLAVTVFGFIMVQFILFCSLEWKSSVLNGLNSYQKVVGSLFQVVNARHTGETIVDISTVAPAMLVVFIVMMYLPPYTSYVPFQGADENPEEAIGESKGRGKIAENLILSQLSYLVFFIVLICIIERKKMKDDPLNFNVLNITLEVISAYGNVGFSTGYSCDRLINPDPTCKNKSYGFVGKWSDEGKIIIIIVMFFGRLKKFNMQGGKAWKLL, translated from the exons ATGAGTGCCTTCTCTTATTATGGAAAGAAGCTACAACATCTTTGTAGGGGTTTATTTCTGTATGTTGCTTGTTTGTGTCAATCAACATGTTTCCTCATTTCTTGCTTCCATAAATCCATTCTATTTAGAGTGCACAAGTTTTTTGTACAACTCTTTTACTTCATCTTGATTTCCCTTTTTGGTTTTTGGATTCTTAACATCTTGCAACCAAGGAGTGATTTTACACCTAGGAATTTAGACTTGTTTTTCACTTCTGTTTCTGCTGTAACTGTCTCAAGTATGTCCACTGTTGAAATGGAAGTCTTTTCCAATTCACAACTtattcttttaacatttttaaTGCTTGTAGGTGGTGAGATCTTCACTTCCATGCTTGGACTTCATTTAATTAGACCTAAGTTTAAGCCATGGAGAAAAAGTAGCAAAATTGAGTCTGTACTTAGTAGTACTACTTCTTCTCCAAGAAACTCAAATTTTAGTATCGACGATATTGAGTTGGACATCGTAGTAGTACCTGATTCCCCAAGACCCAATGACTCATCAGAAAAAGATGAATTTCAAGATGATTTTGGGTCAACATTAGATAGACAAACTCTCAAGTACCAATCTATTAAATTCCTAGGGGTTGTAACATTAGTTTATCTTGCAGTCATCAACATTATTGGTATCTCATCGGTTCTAGTGTACTTTGCCTGTGTTTCAAGTGCAAAAGATGTACTAAGAAATAAGGGGCTAAAAACCTTCACTTTCGCGATTTTCACGGTTGTTTCAACCTTTGTTAGTTGTGGTTTTGTTCCAACGAACGAAAACATGATGGTATTTAGCAAGAATTCAGGCCTTCTTTTGATTCTAATACCTCAAGTCCTTTTTGGAAACACATTGTATCCAACATTTTTGAGACTTTCTATTTGGTTCTCGGGaaaattcttcaagaaaaatgaagctAAATATTTGTTGAAACGTTCAAGAGATATAGGACATCTCCACTTGCTTCCTAGCCAACATTCAAGATTATTAGCGGTTACAGTGTTTGGATTCATTATGGTgcaattcattttgttttgcTCTTTAGAATGGAAATCTTCAGTTCTAAATGGACTAAATAGTTACCAGAAAGTAGTGGGATCATTGTTTCAAGTTGTGAATGCAAGACATACAGGGGAAACCATTGTTGATATCTCAACTGTTGCCCCAGCTATGTTGGTGGTGTTCATAGTAATGAT gtaTCTTCCTCCATATACATCATATGTTCCATTTCAAGGTGCTGATGAGAATCCAGAAGAAGCTATTGGGGAATCTAAAGGAAGAGGAAAAATTGCAGAAAATCTCATACTTTCCCAACTTTCTTACCTAGTCTTCTTCATTGTTCTTATTTGCATCATAGAAAGGAAAAAGATGAAAGATGATCCACTCAACTTTAATGTGTTGAATATCACTCTTGAAGTCATAAG tgcATATGGAAATGTTGGTTTCTCAACAGGATATAGTTGTGATCGGTTAATAAATCCAGATCCAACTTGTAAGAATAAATCGTACGGATTTGTAGGGAAATGGAGTGATGAAGGTaaaattattatcattattgtcATGTTTTTCGGAAGACTGAAGAAATTCAATATGCAAGGGGGAAAAGCCTGGAAGCTCTTGTAA